A window of the Euzebya pacifica genome harbors these coding sequences:
- a CDS encoding metal-sulfur cluster assembly factor, whose product MSTTDPITGWPTEDTDEAFEARQDGSENPFSDAEVDENGVATPAACREAMKAVLDPEIGLNVVDLGLVYEIVVNDNTAHMRMTLTSMGCPLTELIHQQATLVLTRLPGIDDAEVEFVFSPPWTTDMIDPDAKEELRAMGFNV is encoded by the coding sequence ATGTCAACGACTGACCCCATCACCGGCTGGCCCACCGAGGACACCGACGAGGCCTTCGAGGCGCGTCAGGACGGCAGCGAGAACCCGTTCTCCGACGCCGAGGTCGACGAGAACGGCGTCGCCACCCCCGCGGCGTGTCGCGAGGCGATGAAGGCCGTGCTCGACCCCGAGATCGGCCTCAACGTCGTCGACCTCGGACTGGTCTACGAGATCGTCGTCAACGACAACACCGCCCACATGCGGATGACCCTGACCTCGATGGGGTGCCCGCTGACGGAGCTGATCCACCAGCAGGCCACGCTCGTCCTGACCCGCCTGCCCGGCATCGACGACGCCGAGGTCGAGTTCGTGTTCTCCCCGCCGTGGACCACGGACATGATCGACCCCGACGCGAAGGAAGAGCTCCGCGCCATGGGGTTCAACGTCTAG
- the sufU gene encoding Fe-S cluster assembly sulfur transfer protein SufU yields the protein MSLEDLYKEIILEHYKKPRNRAPELEPHDVLVHHSNPLCGDEMDLRLRVGPGENGADTVEAVAYDGDGCSISMSSASAMTEAVTGRELGDALDLAEVFRLMMHGEGMKREDDLLDGVAFQGVAKFPVRVKCALLGWMALKDAIETHQRGQSEHRVEHE from the coding sequence ATGTCACTAGAAGACCTCTACAAAGAGATCATCCTCGAGCACTACAAGAAGCCGAGGAACCGTGCCCCCGAGCTGGAACCGCACGACGTGCTGGTCCACCACTCCAACCCGCTGTGCGGCGACGAGATGGACCTTCGCCTGCGGGTCGGCCCGGGCGAGAACGGCGCCGACACCGTCGAGGCCGTGGCCTATGACGGCGACGGCTGCTCCATCTCGATGTCCAGCGCCTCGGCGATGACCGAGGCCGTGACCGGCCGCGAGCTCGGGGATGCGCTGGACCTCGCCGAGGTCTTCCGGCTGATGATGCACGGCGAGGGAATGAAGCGCGAGGACGACCTGTTGGACGGGGTCGCCTTCCAGGGCGTGGCCAAGTTCCCCGTCCGCGTCAAGTGCGCGCTCCTGGGATGGATGGCCCTCAAGGACGCCATCGAGACCCACCAGCGTGGCCAGAGCGAACACCGCGTCGAACACGAGTAG
- a CDS encoding aminotransferase class V-fold PLP-dependent enzyme has translation MTFDVMEIRKDFPVLRRTVHDKPLVYLDSAATSLKPQQMIDAVVAMYTTHTANVHRGVHTLSVEASDLYDEARRKVARFVGADERATVFTKNGTEALNLVAHSWARTHLGPDDIVLFTEMEHHANMVPWQLVQPDIGCELAAVPIRPDGELDLDAFNEIIRTGRVKLLAVSAMSNVVGTINPVADMAEAARRANPDVVVVVDGAQSVPHMPTSLAELNADFLAFSGHKMLGPSGVGVLAGKPEIMETMPPFLGGGDMILDVKLYESTFNEIPFRFEAGTPMIEQAVGLGAGVDYLSALGMDNVRAHEIAILEQALPALAEVEGVTVHGPSDPKVRGAALSFTVDGLHPHDIGTILDREGVAVRTGHHCAKPLIRALGSNSTTRASFYLYNTTDEIAVLCDAIRAAQDFFS, from the coding sequence GTGACGTTCGATGTCATGGAGATCCGCAAGGACTTCCCGGTGCTGCGCCGCACCGTCCACGACAAGCCGCTGGTGTACCTCGACTCGGCGGCCACGTCGCTGAAGCCGCAGCAGATGATCGACGCGGTGGTGGCGATGTACACCACCCACACCGCCAACGTGCACCGCGGCGTGCACACCCTGTCGGTCGAGGCATCGGACCTCTACGACGAGGCCCGCCGCAAGGTCGCCCGCTTCGTCGGTGCCGACGAGCGCGCCACGGTGTTCACCAAGAACGGCACCGAGGCGCTGAACCTCGTCGCCCACAGCTGGGCCCGCACCCACCTCGGGCCGGACGACATCGTCCTGTTCACCGAGATGGAGCACCACGCGAACATGGTTCCGTGGCAGCTCGTGCAGCCCGACATCGGGTGCGAGCTGGCCGCGGTGCCGATCCGCCCCGACGGTGAGCTGGACCTCGACGCGTTCAACGAGATCATCCGGACCGGCCGCGTGAAGCTGCTGGCCGTCTCGGCGATGTCCAACGTCGTCGGCACCATCAACCCGGTGGCCGACATGGCCGAGGCTGCCCGTCGCGCCAACCCCGACGTGGTTGTCGTGGTCGACGGTGCGCAGTCCGTGCCGCACATGCCGACCTCGCTCGCCGAGCTGAACGCCGACTTCCTGGCGTTCTCCGGCCACAAGATGCTGGGCCCCTCGGGCGTCGGCGTCCTGGCGGGCAAGCCCGAGATCATGGAGACCATGCCGCCCTTCCTGGGTGGTGGCGACATGATCCTGGACGTGAAGCTGTACGAGTCGACGTTCAACGAGATCCCGTTCCGTTTCGAGGCCGGCACGCCGATGATCGAGCAGGCTGTCGGGCTCGGTGCCGGCGTGGACTACCTGTCGGCGCTGGGCATGGACAACGTGCGTGCCCACGAGATCGCCATCCTCGAGCAGGCGCTCCCGGCGCTGGCCGAGGTCGAGGGGGTCACCGTGCACGGGCCGTCGGACCCCAAGGTCCGCGGTGCAGCGCTCAGCTTCACCGTCGACGGGCTGCACCCCCACGACATCGGCACCATCCTCGACCGCGAGGGTGTGGCGGTCAGGACCGGGCACCACTGCGCCAAGCCCCTCATCCGGGCCCTGGGGTCCAACTCCACCACCCGGGCGTCGTTCTACCTGTACAACACGACCGACGAGATCGCCGTCCTCTGCGACGCCATCCGCGCGGCGCAGGACTTCTTCAGCTAG
- the sufC gene encoding Fe-S cluster assembly ATPase SufC — translation MSARIEIEGLKVEVEGKEILTGLDLTVAQGETHALMGPNGSGKSTLAYAIAGHPAYEVTAGAIRFDGEDVTEMAPNERAAAGLFLAMQYPTEIPGVSLTNFMRTAVNATSEEDMPVRQFMTKLREHMADLKMDGKFLERNVNEGFSGGEKKRFEILQMAMLKPRIAVLDETDSGLDVDALRIVSEGVNKLRGPDLGVLLITHYTRILNYITPDHVHVMAGGRIVKTGGADLAEMLEAEGYEQFES, via the coding sequence ATGAGTGCACGTATCGAAATCGAGGGCCTCAAGGTCGAGGTCGAGGGCAAGGAAATCCTCACCGGCCTCGACCTGACCGTCGCCCAGGGCGAGACCCACGCCCTCATGGGCCCCAACGGCTCGGGCAAGTCCACCCTCGCCTACGCCATCGCTGGCCACCCCGCCTACGAGGTCACCGCCGGAGCCATCCGCTTCGACGGCGAGGACGTCACCGAGATGGCGCCTAACGAGCGGGCCGCTGCCGGCCTGTTCCTGGCCATGCAGTACCCCACGGAGATCCCCGGGGTCAGCCTGACCAACTTCATGCGCACGGCCGTCAACGCCACGAGCGAGGAGGACATGCCGGTCCGCCAGTTCATGACCAAGCTCCGCGAGCACATGGCGGACCTGAAGATGGACGGCAAGTTCCTCGAGCGCAACGTCAACGAGGGCTTCTCCGGTGGCGAGAAGAAGCGCTTCGAGATCCTGCAGATGGCCATGCTCAAGCCGCGCATCGCCGTCCTCGACGAGACCGACTCCGGCCTGGACGTCGACGCCCTGCGCATCGTCTCCGAGGGTGTCAACAAGCTGCGCGGTCCGGACCTCGGTGTCCTGCTGATCACGCACTACACCCGCATCCTGAACTACATCACGCCCGACCACGTGCACGTGATGGCCGGCGGTCGCATCGTCAAGACCGGTGGCGCGGACCTCGCGGAGATGCTCGAGGCCGAGGGGTACGAGCAGTTCGAGAGCTAG
- a CDS encoding Rieske (2Fe-2S) protein — translation MAFEKAIELDELKVGSAMQVELGGEPICLVRTDTDTVKAVHNICSHAFYELHEGWVDDNHIECGLHGSSFDLDSGRPDALPAVKPVPTYAVRVENGEVLVDASAPTNDATPSSF, via the coding sequence ATGGCGTTCGAGAAGGCCATCGAGCTGGACGAGCTCAAGGTCGGTTCGGCCATGCAGGTCGAGCTCGGCGGCGAACCGATCTGCCTCGTCCGCACCGACACCGACACCGTCAAGGCCGTCCACAACATCTGCAGCCACGCGTTCTACGAGCTGCACGAGGGCTGGGTCGACGACAACCACATCGAGTGCGGCCTCCACGGCTCCAGCTTCGACCTCGACTCGGGCAGGCCCGACGCGCTGCCGGCCGTCAAGCCCGTCCCGACATACGCGGTACGCGTGGAGAACGGCGAGGTCCTCGTCGATGCCAGCGCCCCCACAAACGACGCCACCCCTTCCAGCTTCTAG
- the sufD gene encoding Fe-S cluster assembly protein SufD: MSTAPTPKALTETDVLAISAGADDPTWLRDHRQAAFKAFSDLQWPQVRDEDWRFTNPRRIPLDRPVLTEATAGVAPRDAGITVSSDDTAARVRIVDGGFAGVEATALPEGVIVADLATAAAEHPELVQRHLGTAVANDEVYAAFAASAWTTGAFVYVPAEVEVEAPLAITVQAAADGTHVQWVLLVAERHSKATVLLDQSGDAQATVINVVESVIGDGATLNVVTAQDWGDNVSHVTTHRGRVGRDATYQQSEITLGGNTVYVRPDVWLDGKGSNAELLGVYFPTGSEKFEHRSLIFHDADHSTSDYVHKGALSDDGHATWYGNIRIAPDAKQTVSDETNRNLILSPGAKADTLPFLEIETADVAACGHHSSVGQVDEVQLWYLQSRGISRDEAARMLVFAFFAEVLERIDAPGVADTVLADIELAVRQAPATLMDPRRDAAARHWAAEATQADAKAAKA; encoded by the coding sequence GTGTCCACAGCCCCCACCCCCAAGGCCCTCACCGAAACCGACGTCCTGGCCATAAGCGCCGGCGCCGACGACCCCACCTGGCTTCGTGACCACCGCCAGGCGGCGTTCAAGGCGTTCAGCGACCTCCAGTGGCCGCAGGTTCGTGACGAGGACTGGCGCTTCACCAACCCGCGCCGCATCCCGCTGGACCGTCCCGTCCTGACCGAGGCCACCGCAGGTGTCGCACCGCGCGACGCCGGCATCACCGTGTCCTCCGACGACACCGCTGCGCGGGTCCGCATCGTCGACGGCGGCTTCGCCGGCGTCGAGGCGACCGCGCTGCCCGAAGGCGTCATCGTGGCCGACCTGGCCACCGCCGCCGCCGAGCATCCCGAGCTGGTCCAGCGCCACCTCGGCACCGCCGTCGCCAACGACGAGGTGTACGCGGCGTTCGCCGCCAGCGCCTGGACCACCGGTGCGTTCGTCTACGTGCCCGCCGAGGTCGAGGTCGAGGCGCCGCTGGCCATCACCGTGCAGGCGGCCGCCGACGGCACCCACGTCCAGTGGGTCCTGCTCGTCGCCGAGCGCCACAGCAAGGCCACGGTCCTGCTCGACCAGTCCGGCGACGCCCAGGCGACCGTGATCAACGTCGTCGAGTCCGTCATCGGGGACGGTGCCACCCTCAACGTGGTCACCGCCCAGGACTGGGGCGACAACGTCAGCCACGTGACCACCCACCGCGGACGCGTCGGCCGTGACGCCACCTACCAGCAGTCGGAGATCACCCTGGGCGGCAACACCGTCTACGTGCGACCCGACGTGTGGCTGGACGGCAAGGGCTCCAACGCCGAGTTGCTCGGCGTCTACTTCCCGACCGGCTCCGAGAAGTTCGAGCACCGCTCGCTGATCTTCCACGACGCGGACCACTCGACGTCTGACTACGTGCACAAGGGTGCGCTGTCGGATGACGGCCACGCCACCTGGTACGGCAACATCCGCATCGCCCCGGACGCCAAGCAGACCGTCAGCGACGAGACCAACCGCAACCTGATCCTGTCGCCCGGTGCCAAGGCCGACACGCTGCCGTTCCTCGAGATCGAGACCGCCGACGTCGCCGCCTGTGGTCACCACTCCTCCGTCGGCCAGGTCGACGAGGTGCAGCTGTGGTACCTGCAGTCGCGCGGCATCTCGCGCGACGAGGCCGCCCGCATGCTGGTCTTCGCCTTCTTCGCCGAGGTCCTGGAGCGCATCGACGCCCCGGGCGTCGCCGACACGGTGCTGGCCGACATCGAGCTGGCCGTCCGCCAGGCCCCCGCCACGCTGATGGACCCCCGCCGCGACGCCGCCGCCCGCCACTGGGCAGCCGAGGCCACCCAGGCAGACGCGAAGGCGGCGAAGGCCTGA
- the sufB gene encoding Fe-S cluster assembly protein SufB translates to MAAPTQDVRAEDLVEEDGSKSYKYGWSDESKPVNTIKKGLSEEVVREISALKDEPQWMLDMRLKGLEHFRRRPMPNWGSDLSGIDFEDIYYFVRSTEKQANSWEDLPDDIKNTYDRLGIPEAEKQRLIAGVAAQYESEVVYHKVREDLEEQGVLFLDTDSALREHEDLVREHFTKVIPINDNKFSALNTAVWSGGSFIWIPEGVKVDIPLQAYFRINQQNMGQFERTLIIAEPGSYVHYVEGCTAPIYSSDSLHSAVVEIIVKPGARVRYTTIQNWSNNVYNLVTKRAAAYEDATMEWIDGNIGSKVTMKYPAVWLMGRGARGEVLSVAWAGDGQHQDAGAKMVHHAPDTSSSIVSKSVAQGEGRTSYRGLVEIHEGAERVKSSVVCDALLLDEHARSDTYPYMNIAEDDAQIGHEASVSKIGEDQLFYLQSRGIEESEAMAMIVRGFIEPISKELPMEYSVELNRLIQLNMEGSVG, encoded by the coding sequence ATGGCAGCACCCACCCAGGACGTCCGCGCCGAGGACCTCGTCGAAGAGGACGGCTCGAAGAGCTACAAGTACGGCTGGTCCGACGAGTCCAAGCCCGTCAACACGATCAAGAAGGGCCTCTCCGAAGAGGTCGTCCGCGAGATCTCCGCGCTCAAGGACGAGCCGCAGTGGATGCTCGACATGCGCCTCAAGGGCCTCGAGCACTTCCGCCGCCGTCCGATGCCCAACTGGGGTTCGGACCTGTCGGGCATCGACTTCGAGGACATCTACTACTTCGTGCGCTCCACGGAGAAGCAGGCCAACTCGTGGGAGGACCTCCCCGACGACATCAAGAACACCTACGACCGCCTGGGCATCCCCGAGGCCGAGAAGCAGCGGCTGATCGCCGGTGTGGCTGCCCAGTACGAGTCCGAGGTCGTCTACCACAAGGTCCGTGAGGACCTCGAGGAGCAGGGTGTGCTGTTCCTCGACACCGACTCGGCGCTGCGCGAGCACGAGGACCTCGTCCGGGAGCACTTCACCAAGGTGATCCCGATCAACGACAACAAGTTCTCCGCGCTCAACACCGCGGTGTGGTCCGGTGGGTCCTTCATCTGGATCCCCGAGGGCGTCAAGGTCGACATCCCGCTGCAGGCCTACTTCCGCATCAACCAGCAGAACATGGGTCAGTTCGAGCGGACCCTGATCATCGCCGAGCCCGGTTCCTACGTGCACTACGTCGAGGGCTGCACCGCGCCGATCTACTCCTCGGACTCCCTGCACTCCGCGGTCGTGGAGATCATCGTGAAGCCGGGCGCCCGCGTCCGCTACACGACCATCCAGAACTGGTCCAACAACGTCTACAACCTGGTGACCAAGCGGGCGGCGGCCTACGAGGACGCCACCATGGAGTGGATCGACGGCAACATCGGTTCCAAGGTCACCATGAAGTACCCGGCGGTGTGGCTCATGGGCCGCGGCGCCCGTGGTGAGGTCCTCTCCGTGGCATGGGCCGGCGACGGCCAGCACCAGGACGCTGGCGCCAAGATGGTCCACCACGCACCCGACACGTCCTCCTCCATCGTCTCCAAGTCGGTGGCACAGGGGGAGGGGCGCACCTCCTACCGTGGTCTCGTCGAGATCCACGAGGGTGCCGAGCGCGTGAAGTCCAGCGTCGTCTGCGACGCCCTGCTGCTCGACGAGCATGCCCGCTCCGACACCTACCCGTACATGAACATCGCCGAGGACGACGCCCAGATCGGCCACGAGGCCAGCGTCTCCAAGATCGGTGAGGACCAGCTGTTCTACCTGCAGTCCCGCGGGATCGAGGAGAGCGAGGCCATGGCGATGATCGTCCGTGGCTTCATCGAGCCCATCTCCAAGGAGCTGCCGATGGAGTACTCCGTCGAGCTGAACCGCCTGATCCAGCTGAACATGGAGGGGTCGGTCGGCTAG
- a CDS encoding helix-turn-helix transcriptional regulator, with protein MTTRPAQSLADLLGDTRARILEIVQRGGATAPELAERLAISPAAVRRHLTAMEADDLVDSAPVHDGGMGRPADCWRLSPKGKRLFADRSAEFADQLLDHVAATYGRGAVAEFLKTRNAAQADRYAEALADVDDPAERAKLLAEALSDDGFAARVEDSDNGRTLVLLQSHCAIEGIATEHPEICAHEAALFTRVLGTKVSRRETIAKGAHACVCRIDLDGSPPAGQTRTDHPDPDNADRSA; from the coding sequence ATGACGACGCGGCCCGCACAGTCCCTCGCCGACCTGCTCGGCGACACTCGGGCGCGCATTCTCGAGATCGTGCAGCGAGGTGGGGCCACGGCCCCCGAGCTGGCCGAGCGGCTGGCCATCTCGCCTGCTGCGGTCCGACGTCACCTGACCGCGATGGAGGCCGACGACCTCGTCGACTCCGCCCCCGTCCACGACGGCGGTATGGGCCGGCCGGCCGACTGCTGGCGGTTGAGCCCCAAGGGCAAGCGCCTCTTCGCCGACCGCTCCGCGGAGTTCGCCGACCAGCTGCTCGACCACGTCGCCGCCACCTACGGCCGCGGTGCGGTCGCGGAGTTCCTCAAGACCCGCAACGCCGCGCAGGCCGACCGGTACGCCGAAGCGCTCGCCGACGTCGACGACCCGGCCGAGCGGGCCAAGCTGCTCGCCGAGGCGTTGTCCGACGACGGATTCGCGGCCCGCGTCGAGGACAGCGACAATGGGCGCACCCTCGTCCTGCTGCAGTCCCACTGCGCCATCGAGGGCATCGCCACCGAGCACCCCGAGATCTGCGCCCACGAGGCTGCGCTCTTCACGCGGGTCCTCGGGACGAAGGTGTCCCGCAGGGAGACCATCGCCAAGGGCGCCCACGCCTGCGTCTGCCGCATCGACCTCGACGGCAGCCCGCCCGCAGGACAGACCCGAACAGACCACCCAGACCCCGACAATGCCGACAGGAGTGCCTGA
- a CDS encoding ABC transporter ATP-binding protein, translating to MITFEQVVKRYPDGTVAVDDLSFEVPEGEILVLVGPSGCGKTTSMRMINRMIEPTSGLIRVDGRDVMATDPAELRRGIGYVIQQIGLFPHRSVADNIGTVPRLLGWQQDRTDERVEELVEVVGLRAELAERYPHQLSGGQRQRVGVARALAADPPVLLMDEPFGAVDPIVRGHLQEEFLRLQAEVRKTIVFVTHDIDEAIVMGDRIAILAEGGVLQQLDTPVKILARPANAFVEEFLGAERELRRLALIPVSEVTADRGPVVRPGTDTDEATRIAAAAGTDWIAIVDGDNTVAGWSYVTDLNGVVGASDARPFAATVLAGDSLRTALDVLVASPNGVAVRVGPSGSYEGLVTRELVTEALR from the coding sequence GTGATCACCTTCGAGCAGGTCGTCAAGCGCTATCCCGATGGGACAGTGGCTGTTGACGACCTCTCCTTCGAGGTCCCGGAGGGCGAGATCCTCGTCCTGGTGGGCCCCTCTGGGTGCGGCAAGACCACGTCCATGCGGATGATCAACCGCATGATCGAGCCCACCTCGGGGCTGATCCGCGTCGACGGCCGTGACGTGATGGCGACCGACCCCGCCGAGCTGCGCCGTGGCATCGGCTACGTCATCCAGCAGATCGGGCTGTTCCCCCACCGCAGCGTCGCCGACAACATCGGCACGGTCCCCCGGCTGCTCGGCTGGCAGCAGGACCGGACCGACGAACGCGTGGAGGAGCTGGTCGAGGTCGTGGGCCTGCGTGCCGAGCTGGCCGAGCGCTATCCCCACCAGCTGTCCGGCGGGCAACGCCAGCGGGTGGGTGTGGCCCGAGCGCTCGCGGCGGACCCCCCGGTCCTGCTGATGGACGAACCCTTCGGCGCCGTCGACCCGATCGTGCGCGGCCACCTGCAGGAGGAGTTCCTCCGGCTGCAGGCCGAGGTCCGGAAGACGATCGTCTTCGTCACCCACGACATCGACGAGGCCATCGTCATGGGCGACCGCATCGCCATCCTCGCCGAGGGCGGCGTCCTCCAGCAGCTCGACACCCCGGTGAAGATCCTGGCCCGGCCCGCCAACGCCTTCGTGGAGGAGTTCCTCGGCGCCGAGCGCGAGCTGCGGCGCCTGGCCCTGATCCCCGTCTCGGAGGTCACCGCCGACCGCGGGCCCGTGGTCAGGCCCGGGACCGACACCGACGAGGCGACCCGCATCGCCGCCGCCGCCGGCACCGACTGGATCGCCATCGTCGACGGCGACAACACCGTCGCGGGATGGAGCTACGTCACCGACCTCAACGGGGTCGTCGGCGCGTCCGACGCACGTCCCTTCGCGGCGACCGTCCTGGCCGGTGACTCGCTGCGCACAGCCCTCGACGTCCTGGTCGCATCGCCCAACGGGGTGGCCGTCAGGGTCGGCCCCTCCGGCAGCTACGAGGGCCTGGTCACCCGCGAGCTGGTCACCGAAGCGCTGCGCTAG
- a CDS encoding ABC transporter permease — protein MSPLLLAQSRPFPDWEWIRRNGDTILEQGIEHVQLTLMAVALGFVIAFPLAVLASRRRRLQTPVLQVTGILFTIPSLALFVGLVPLTGLSTTTALIPLTLYTLLILVRNTIAGLDSVPTEVVEAARAMGYREWTLLRAVELPLALPVIIAGIRIATVTTIGLVVVTAVIGQGGWGQMMYSDGFQRQNLTPTLLGFLLSVALAIVLDLALVALERRLSPWAKAR, from the coding sequence ATGTCCCCCCTCCTCCTCGCCCAGAGCAGGCCGTTCCCCGACTGGGAGTGGATCCGCCGCAACGGCGACACCATCCTCGAGCAGGGCATCGAACACGTGCAGCTGACGCTGATGGCCGTCGCGCTCGGGTTCGTCATCGCGTTTCCGCTGGCGGTGCTGGCCTCGCGCCGGCGCCGGCTGCAGACCCCGGTCCTGCAGGTGACGGGGATCCTGTTCACCATCCCGTCCCTCGCGCTGTTCGTCGGCCTGGTCCCCCTGACCGGCCTGTCCACGACCACCGCGCTGATCCCCCTGACGCTGTACACGCTGCTGATCCTGGTGCGCAACACCATCGCCGGGCTCGACAGCGTGCCGACGGAGGTGGTCGAGGCCGCCCGGGCCATGGGATACCGGGAGTGGACGCTGCTGCGCGCCGTCGAGCTGCCGCTGGCCCTGCCGGTCATCATCGCGGGCATCCGCATCGCCACGGTGACCACCATCGGGCTGGTCGTCGTCACAGCGGTCATCGGCCAGGGCGGCTGGGGGCAGATGATGTACAGCGACGGGTTCCAGCGGCAGAACCTGACCCCGACCCTGCTGGGCTTCCTGCTGAGCGTGGCGCTGGCCATCGTGCTGGACCTGGCGCTGGTCGCCCTCGAACGTCGCCTCTCCCCCTGGGCGAAGGCCCGATGA
- a CDS encoding ABC transporter permease, producing MRTPTVLAQAAEQTLTEEILAWLRGEDFRSVDGIPQLIGDHLALSAAALGLACAVAIPLALFLAHGHRAPVLSINMANAFRAIPAFGLLLVAFQLGGFSLPLLVLVFALVGVAPIFANAYIGVRQVDPEIVDAAVGMGLTGRQVLMEVELPLASPVLMAGVRTAAVNIVATVTLAAVVGFGGLGFPIIAGLNRGLQFSSSARTLAIGGALLVALLSIGTEAVLGLVQARIVPEGLRLRDAAREARAEAVTEPTLRTEPSP from the coding sequence ATGAGGACGCCGACGGTGCTGGCCCAGGCGGCCGAGCAGACCCTGACCGAGGAGATCCTCGCGTGGCTGCGCGGCGAGGACTTCCGTTCCGTCGACGGGATCCCGCAGCTGATCGGCGACCACCTGGCCCTCAGCGCCGCCGCGCTGGGCCTGGCCTGCGCCGTCGCGATCCCGCTGGCGCTGTTCCTGGCCCATGGCCATCGCGCACCGGTCCTGTCCATCAACATGGCCAACGCCTTCCGGGCCATCCCGGCGTTCGGGCTGCTGCTCGTCGCCTTCCAGCTGGGCGGGTTCTCCCTTCCGCTGCTGGTCCTGGTCTTCGCGCTGGTCGGCGTCGCCCCGATCTTCGCCAACGCCTACATCGGGGTGCGCCAGGTCGATCCCGAGATCGTCGACGCCGCCGTCGGCATGGGGTTGACCGGCCGCCAGGTCCTGATGGAGGTCGAGCTGCCGCTCGCCTCTCCGGTCCTCATGGCCGGCGTGCGGACCGCCGCGGTCAACATCGTGGCCACCGTGACGCTGGCGGCCGTCGTCGGCTTCGGGGGCCTCGGCTTCCCGATCATCGCGGGGCTGAACCGTGGGCTGCAGTTCTCCTCCTCGGCCAGGACGCTCGCCATCGGCGGCGCGCTGCTGGTCGCCCTCCTCTCCATCGGTACCGAAGCGGTGCTGGGCCTGGTCCAGGCCCGGATCGTGCCCGAGGGCCTGCGGCTGCGCGATGCCGCACGAGAGGCCCGAGCCGAGGCCGTCACCGAACCGACGCTGCGTACCGAACCCTCCCCCTGA
- a CDS encoding ABC transporter substrate-binding protein has product MTTSTRSRMAAFLLMLVLALVASACASDDDGSDDAAGDASESADGTTDEGAETAEELGDITVGSTNFDEQELVAEMYALALEDAGYTVERRYQLGSREVVLPALTSGEIDVYPEYVGTALEFLNEGAGEATGDTEASTELLRERFAEQGVDVLEPSDAQDKNGLVVRQETADTYGLSTVSDLADVAGDLTLGGPPECPERPLCIPGYESAYGVTFGDFRSLDAGSPVTIEALSAGEIDVALLFTTDGVIAANDWVLLDDDQDLQPAENIVPVIRSEANTDAATEALDAVSAVLTTENVTEMIRQLRVDLADPAEVAETFLTDQGVLG; this is encoded by the coding sequence ATGACCACGTCCACCCGCAGCCGCATGGCTGCGTTCCTGCTGATGTTGGTGCTGGCCCTCGTGGCCAGCGCCTGCGCCTCCGACGACGACGGCTCCGATGATGCCGCTGGCGACGCCAGCGAATCCGCCGACGGCACGACCGACGAGGGTGCCGAGACCGCCGAGGAGCTCGGCGACATCACCGTCGGCTCCACCAACTTCGACGAGCAGGAGCTCGTCGCGGAGATGTACGCCCTGGCCCTGGAGGACGCCGGCTACACCGTCGAGCGTCGCTACCAGCTCGGCTCCCGCGAGGTCGTGCTGCCGGCGCTGACCTCGGGCGAGATCGACGTCTACCCCGAGTACGTCGGCACGGCGCTGGAGTTCCTCAACGAGGGCGCCGGCGAGGCCACCGGTGACACCGAGGCCAGCACCGAGCTGCTGCGCGAGCGCTTCGCCGAGCAGGGCGTCGACGTCCTCGAGCCCTCCGATGCCCAGGACAAGAACGGCCTGGTCGTCCGCCAGGAGACCGCCGACACCTACGGCCTGTCCACCGTCAGCGACCTGGCCGACGTGGCCGGCGACCTGACCCTCGGCGGGCCCCCCGAGTGCCCCGAGCGTCCGCTGTGCATCCCCGGCTACGAGTCCGCCTACGGCGTGACCTTCGGTGACTTCCGCTCCCTCGACGCCGGTAGCCCGGTGACCATCGAGGCCCTGTCGGCCGGCGAGATCGACGTCGCGCTGCTGTTCACCACCGACGGCGTCATCGCCGCCAACGACTGGGTCCTGCTCGACGACGACCAGGACCTGCAGCCGGCCGAGAACATCGTCCCGGTGATCCGCAGCGAGGCCAACACCGACGCCGCCACCGAGGCGCTCGACGCCGTGTCGGCGGTCCTGACCACCGAGAACGTCACGGAGATGATCCGCCAGCTGCGCGTCGACCTGGCCGATCCGGCCGAGGTCGCCGAGACCTTCCTCACCGACCAGGGTGTGCTCGGCTAG